The proteins below are encoded in one region of Drosophila santomea strain STO CAGO 1482 chromosome 2R, Prin_Dsan_1.1, whole genome shotgun sequence:
- the LOC120447220 gene encoding LOW QUALITY PROTEIN: uncharacterized protein LOC120447220 (The sequence of the model RefSeq protein was modified relative to this genomic sequence to represent the inferred CDS: inserted 1 base in 1 codon; deleted 1 base in 1 codon), which produces MWEVDVVECLHWLPFGTGRRLMAXLLPETPPMQLPKVERRWGNCFDADFGWNRSFSEPDLTANQKSGDLSRFAIKHPHEYIAVDDLKYFRRRQPVHLHTRSNVCLHSGDEPAPSFGSLKSEYRKHFRGTQSRPRSLLRRATSLRLEGFMQLLSEHQEKYHWYTPEDLRFSRTFPVRNPENLQLGEGSEGNGFNAADGMKNSSYLMLDPSTKILPREVFLDESELAARNQPATSKLAADKFRRDVAAQEQQRCHLQMRAQAVDREQHGQVPEPSEYRRQFVQQFPEKAHSIPQMSSIKIQGEFVAVPEYRDSFRMYANYSKSAPIKKNDNLRVSGSEAACAPSSEVPEYRDKFIDPPKHVAKEKSLKTDDHLRPRGEFTKEIPEYHESFRDPQITEMPERGKPREPFLRLRGKIEFNPEYRNNYQDFPRSRPVVQKPTSCFRLPTSGVCHAPSVHHQPEEELETPVLVTVPPSEVTATPEYRRAQYNYQLRERPRDLEAAPAGVQGNLRKSSDSSLEARQPQAQMPHKRRTSRQRQIKEPEQPLATRFDDVGGNAAKKPARYGRRASVLQNAASCRENSSIIEGNPKYAVGCRRSKQPGGNQTQPPGAFVVLDEPCKPSNWMKKTWYDS; this is translated from the exons CCGTCTTATGG GCCTCCTTCCCGAAACTCCGCCAATGCAATTGCCAAAGGTCGAGAGGAGATGGGGGAATTG TTTTGATGCCGACTTTGGCTGGAATCGTTCCTTCTCCGAGCCGGATCTCACAGCCAATCAGAAGTCCGGCGATCTCAGCCGGTTCGCCATCAAGCATCCGCACGAGTACATAGCCGTCGATGACCTCAAGTACTTCCGCCGCCGCCAGCCCGTCCATCTGCACACCCGGAGCAACGTGTGCCTGCACAGCGGCGATGAGCCAGCGCCCAGCTTTGGCTCCCTGAAATCCGAGTACCGCAAGCACTTCCGTGGCACCCAGTCCCGACCCAGATCCTTGCTGCGGCGCGCCACCTCGCTGCGACTGGAGGGATTCATGCAGCTGCTGTCGGAGCACCAGGAGAAATACCACTGGTACACGCCCGAGGACCTGCGCTT CTCCCGCACCTTTCCCGTCCGCAATCCGGAGAACCTGCAGTTGGGCGAGGGCAGCGAGGGCAACGGCTTCAATGCCGCCGATGGCATGAAGAACTCCTCGTACCTCATGCTGGATCCCAGCACCAAGATACTGCCACGCGAGGTGTTCCTCGACGAGTCGGAGCTGGCGGCCAGGAACCAGCCAGCCACTAGCAAACTGGCCGCGGACAAGTTTCGCCGCGATGTGGCTgcccaggagcagcagcgatGCCATCTGCAGATGCGTGCCCAGGCCGTGGATCGCGAGCAGCACGGCCAGGTGCCGGAGCCCTCCGAGTACCGTCGCCAGTTCGTGCAGCAGTTCCCCGAGAAGGCGCACTCCATACCCCAGATGAGCAGCATCAAGATCCAGGGTGAGTTCGTGGCAGTGCCGGAGTACCGGGACAGTTTCCGTATGTATGCCAACTACTCGAAGAGCGCACCCATCAAGAAGAACGACAACCTGCGCGTATCCGGCTCCGAGGCTGCCTGCGCTCCCAGTTCGGAGGTGCCGGAGTATCGCGACAAATTCATCGACCCACCCAAGCACGTGGCCAAAGAGAAGTCCCTCAAGACGGACGACCATCTGCGTCCGCGCGGGGAGTTCACCAAAGAGATTCCCGAATACCACGAGAGCTTCCGAGATCCGCAGATCACCGAAATGCCGGAGCGAGGAAAGCCCCGGGAGCCGTTCCTTCGCCTGCGCGGCAAGATCGAGTTTAATCCGGAGTACAGGAATAACTATCAGGATTTTCCGCGTTCCCGACCCGTCGTCCAGAAGCCCACTTCCTGCTTCCGGTTGCCCACCTCGGGCGTATGCCACGCCCCATCCGTTCACCATCAGCCGGAAGAGGAACTGGAAACGCCTGTCCTGGTAACAGTGCCTCCATCAGAGGTAACCGCCACCCCGGAATACCGCCGAGCGCAGTACAACTACCAACTGCGGGAGCGGCCCAGGGATTTGGAGGCTGCTCCAGCCGGTGTCCAGGGGAATCTGCGCAAGAGCTCCGATTCCTCGTTGGAGGCCAGACAGCCGCAAGCGCAGATGCCCCACAAACGGAGAACGTCGCGTCAGCGGCAGATCAAGGAGCCCGAGCAGCCGTTGGCCACCAGATTCGACGATGTGGGCGGCAATGCGGCCAAAAAGCCAGCCCGCTACGGCCGACGAGCATCTGTCCTCCAGAACGCAGCCAGCTGTCGGGAGAACTCGTCGATCATCGAAGGTAATCCCAAATACGCCGTGGGATGTCGGCGCTCCAAGCAGCCAGGCGGAAATCAAACGCAGCCACCTGGTGCCTTCGTGGTGCTCGACGAGCCGTGCAAGCCTTCCAACTGGATGAAGAAGACCTGGTACGACTCCTAG
- the LOC120446576 gene encoding uncharacterized protein LOC120446576 yields MSDTVVHAASPPPHILGYTVRSPTRIWVSYIVPTCLGLLVYIVQTASDLALSYQHFSQMEPGLGAGTLVLVILPPIITFILVAASKAQRDCACSERNKCLALGIGLLKLFLFPFFVIFRFCTRLFWAIEGLFHDDDDVERMKCLAKATQTSNIELYLFVQAYAQAAPQIILQLYHMLVQDMFRNYETSAVQSLSLVLSAIDLAAITTSYHRMESQRRVGRHYPWATPQQVDTHRCQLEQNERLCCEAERKKRESERTITSFPESDKIMENFRARRSLPNSGEGTHELHIQGEDEVDNEGLEQLETRALLHSGPRGNATDEEKIQGTRPKLKVRYEDLGDLNTIEVLDSIPETPAPPPPPKTAPPELPVLKPAEDDPPTPDLRRTMSDNEHRKSRRVTRPLSQLETFKDMLLVNAQLYIKENVPHPPKLLMGRLKDEDTEEHSVLIPQSPKPSPLTPKDVVDFYFPRPTKIVNGIQQDDFAGRTVSFFGWIAFISMRMLSLSTFCVFYPKAFFILVGVHYALMLGCLALETRCRGGWSRSLFLLLLAYIYIFVLMEFRVSFKNIRLWYGGYLVLTLVENITISSIWYANEEFDSWWFGFIWEWIVYSGILFLATLIVYYCILRPKEVSLIVEDDSTQGNQQESHEDQAVA; encoded by the exons ATGAGCGACACGGTGGTCCATGCGGCCAGTCCTCCGCCTCACATACTTGGCTACACCGTTCGTAGCCCCACTCGCATCTGGGTCTCCTATATAGTGCCCACCTGTCTGGGACTGCTTGTGTACATTGTCCAAACCGCCTCGGATTTGGCCCTGAGCTATCAGCACTTCAGTCAGATGGAGCCGGGACTGGGAGCTGGCACCCTGGTCCTGGTGATCCTGCCCCCCATCATCACCTTCATCCTGGTGGCGGCTTCGAAGGCGCAGAGGGATTGCGCCTGCTCGGAACGCAATAAATGCTTGGCCCTTGGCATTGGACTGCTCAAGCTGTTCCTGTTTCCGTTCTTTGTGATTTTCAG GTTCTGTACGCGCTTGTTTTGGGCCATCGAGGGACTCTtccacgacgacgacgatgtgGAGCGCATGAAGTGCTTGGCCAAGGCCACACAAACATCCAACATTGAGTTGTATCTGTTTGTTCAGGCTTACGCCCAGGCAGCTCCACAAATCATTCTCCAGCTGTACCACATGCTCGTCCAGGATATGTTCCGCAACTACGAGACCT CTGCTGTTCAGTCCTTGTCGCTGGTGCTCTCAGCCATTGATCTGGCTGCAATAACCACCAGTTACCACCGGATGGAAAGCCAGCGGAGGGTGGGTCGCCATTATCCTTGGGCCACACCACAACAGGTGGATACCCATCGCTGTCAGCTGGAGCAGAACGAACGCCTGTGCTGCGAGGCTGAGCGGAAGAAACGCGAGTCGGAGCGCACAATTACCAGTTTCCCGGAATCCGACAAGATCATGGAGAACTTTCGAGCCCGCCGCTCACTGCCCAATTCAGGTGAGGGCACCCATGAGCTGCATATTCAGGGCGAGGACGAGGTGGACAACGAAGGCCTGGAGCAACTGGAAACGCGAGCACTACTCCACTCCGGTCCAAGAGGCAATGCCACCGATGAGGAGAAAATACAGGGTACGAGGCCCAAACTGAAAGTGCGATACGAGGACCTGGGCGACTTGAACACCATCGAGGTGTTGGACAGCATACCCGAGACACCAgcaccgccaccgcctccgaAAACGGCGCCACCAGAGCTGCCCGTTCTGAAGCCAGCCGAGGATGATCCTCCAACGCCCGACTTGCGGCGAACCATGTCGGATAATGAGCACAGAAAGAGTCGTCGCGTGACTAGACCTCTGTCCCAACTGGAAACCTTCAAGGACATGCTGCTGGTTAATGCCCAGCTGTACATCAAAGAGAATGTGCCACATCCGCCCAAGCTGCTGATGGGCAGGCTCAAGGACGAGGATACTGAGGAGCATAGTGTTCTGATTCCACAATCACCCAAACCATCACCTCTGACGCCCAAGGACGTGGTGGACTTTTACTTCCCGCGTCCCACCAAAATTGTGAATGGCATACAGCAGGATGATTTCGCGGGCAGGACGGTTTCCTTCTTCGGATGGATTGCCTTCATCAGCATGAGGATGCTGTCGTTGTCCACCTTCTGTGTCTTCTATCCGAAGGCATTCTTCATCCTGGTGGGCGTGCACTACGCCCTGATGCTGGGCTGCCTGGCACTGGAAACCCGTTGTCGTGGTGGTTGGAGTCGCAGCCTGTTCTTACTTCTTCTCGCCTACATCTACATATTTGTGCTGATGGAATTCCGAGTGTCCTTCAAGAACATTCGACTGTGGTATGGTGGATACCTGGTGCTCACTCTCGTCGAGAACATTACCATATCCTCCATTTGGTACGCAAACGAGGAGTTCGATTCCTGGTGGTTCGGCTTCATCTGGGAGTGGATCGTTTACAGTGGTATCCTATTTCTGGCCACCCTCATCGTTTATTACTGTATACTCCGGCCCAAGGAGGTATCCCTCATAGTGGAGGACGACTCCACGCAGGGGAATCAACAGGAAAGCCATGAGGACCAGGCCGTTGCCTAG
- the LOC120446577 gene encoding uncharacterized protein LOC120446577, producing the protein MVDRGNNLVLPVGPCTTELTESQASFAPPKIKKVLPTRENRMEQFLWQELFAEYNRQASAQVDLGEDRTEYYDQFCKDVPPKNEETEEVLVNKYPLYCTTAVTVWNHEGDFTKTFKRKYSITRPIDQCTEKFAL; encoded by the exons ATGGTTGATCGTGGCAATAATTTGGTACTCCCAGTGGGTCCATGCACAACGGAACTCACGGAATCTCAAGCCAGCTTTGCTCCACCCAAAATTAAGAAAGTGCTGC CCACTCGGGAGAATCGCATGGAGCAGTTTCTCTGGCAGGAACTCTTTGCCGAATACAACCGACAGGCCTCCGCCCAAGTGGATTTGGGTGAGGATCGCACGGAGTACTACGACCAGTTCTGCAAGGATGTGCCACCAAAAAACGAGGAGACTGAGGAAGTTCTGGTCAACAAGTATCCACTCTACTGCACCACTGCCGTCACCGTATGGAATCACGAAGGAGATTTTACCAAGACtttcaaaagaaaatattCCATTACCAGACCTATTGATCAGTGTACTGAAAAGTTTgcactttaa
- the LOC120444840 gene encoding dolichyl-diphosphooligosaccharide--protein glycosyltransferase subunit 2 has translation MFKLGLVIFCVLVASGPTWSARTVDSHLGQKDLSRLQKVFVDGFGSSDLQSIFFSSLNIQLTDATQKEPLCKKIATLHSESKLNSFEKDYYYIGASRNLGCSAKIDESLLSKVYGSLNAELGSSQEIFYRVVTHKVLGVEINEATQGKLVKRLQELLKKDDTLSGLGYAFNVAPLLGAGASFIANRVEDAIVQADEVDGKLLQFEGGLSITSLIINGAFGVSKTFEKPVPVTADQAVKFANYFLSRRSVQTAKGAHVLIEALKTISGADKIAPVCVQLIGNGQLDAQSPTLNVAVVDLLGKPLSPAPKAVNAKVIRKKDSAVLADKITVASKSSDKTTYVADLASLKPTRGVYQAELSADGVYTQTLQFKVLGRVKVQSLEVGIAESDASAATRKQSVTYPGKLQEVLSADSTQKLLLKAVLVDESTSKPLAVHQAFVRLYNKKTDKEIIFVAEQDSSKAYKFDMDVGNNGKNFNYQSGTYSIFLTVGDSSLSNSFEWLVAEVQLKFNEDKEVKPKTTSGPLPEIIHQFRVPDKRPPRIVSDIFTGLCITPLVLLFVFWGKLGINVSNLTLAPSTIGFHLGFGGILVLFFVFWLQLNMFQTLRLLIPIAVFTFLAGNRLLRRLYAQRNSKASAS, from the exons ATGTTTAAGCTAG GTCTGGTCATCTTCTGCGTGTTGGTCGCTAGTGGGCCGACGTGGAGCGCCCGCACAGTGGACAGCCACCTGGGGCAAAAGGATCTCAGCCGCCTGCAAAAAGTGTTCGTGGACGGATTTGGCTCTAGTGACCTGCAGTCGATCTTCTTCTCCAGCCTCAACATCCAACTGACTGACGCCACCCAGAAGGAGCCATTGTGCAAGAAGATTGCCACGCTGCATTCGGAATCCAAGCTGAAC AGCTTCGAAAAAGACTACTACTACATTGGTGCTAGCAGGAACCTGGGCTGCTCCGCAAAGATCGACGAGAGTTTGCTCTCCAAGGTATATGGTTCCCTTAACGCGGAGCTGGGCAGCTCGCAGGAGATCTTCTACCGCGTAGTCACCCACAAAGTGCTCGGCGTGGAGATCAATGAAGCCACTCAGGGAAAACTAGTGAAGCGTTTGCAAGAACTGCTCAAGAAGGACGACACACTCAGCGGCCTGGGATACGCTTTCAATGTTGCGCCACTTCTGGGTGCAGGTGCCTCCTTTATCGCTAATCGCGTTGAGGATGCCATCGTGCAAGCAGATGAAGTTGACGGCAAGCTTCTGCAATTCGAAGGTGGTCTCAGTATCACCTCCCTGATCATCAATGGTGCTTTCGGCGTGAGCAAGACCTTCGAAAAGCCCGTGCCCGTTACCGCTGACCAGGCAGTTAAGTTCGCGAACTACTTCCTTAGCCGCCGATCCGTCCAAACCGCCAAAGGAGCTCATGTGCTGATCGAGGCACTAAAGACTATCAGTGGAGCCGATAAAATTGCTCCCGTTTGCGTGCAGCTCATTGGCAACGGGCAGTTGGACGCTCAGTCGCCGACTCTGAATGTAGCTGTTGTGGATCTGCTCGGAAAGCCTTTGTCACCTGCCCCCAAAGCCGTCAATGCTAAGGTTATTCGCAAGAAGGACAGCGCTGTTTTGGCTGATAAAATCACTGTGGCCTCTAAATCCTCTGACAAGACCACCTACGTGGCTGATTTGGCCAGCTTAAAGCCAACTCGCGGCGTTTACCAGGCGGAGTTGAGTGCCGATGGTGTCTACACCCAGACACTGCAGTTCAAGGTTCTCGGCCGCGTCAAGGTTCAATCTCTGGAGGTGGGCATTGCCGAATCAGATGCCAGCGCTGCTACCCGCAAGCAAAGTGTGACCTATCCAGGCAAACTTCAGGAGGTTCTCTCCGCTGACAGCACCCAGAAGCTTTTGCTGAAGGCCGTTCTTGTAGATGAATCCACCAGCAAGCCTCTGGCTGTCCATCAGGCCTTTGTTCGACTCTATAACAAAAAAACTGACAAGGAGATCATCTTTGTGGCCGAGCAGGATAGCAGCAAGGCGTACAAATTCGACATGGATGTGGGCAATAATGGCAAAAACTTCAACTACCAGAGCGGCACCTACAGCATTTTCTTGACCGTGGGCGATTCCTCCCTGTCCAACTCCTTCGAGTGGTTGGTTGCTGAAGTCCAATTGAAATTCAACGAAGATAAGG AAGTCAAACCTAAGACCACTTCTGGTCCCCTGCCTGAAATTATCCATCAGTTCCGTGTGCCCGACAAGCGCCCGCCCCGCATAGTGTCTGATATCTTCACCGGACTGTGCATAACCCCGCTTGTTCTGCTTTTCGTGTTCTGGGGAAAACTGGGCATCAACGTGTCTAACCTAACGCTGGCCCCGAGCACGATTGGCTTTCACCTGGGTTTCGGTGGCATCCTGGTGCTGTTCTTCGTGTTCTGGCTGCAGCTTAACATGTTCCAGACACTACGCCTGCTGATTCCTATCGCAGTATTCACATTCCTGGCTGGCAACCGATTGCTGAGACGTCTGTACGCACAACGTAACTCAAAGGCAAGTGCGTCGTAA
- the LOC120444839 gene encoding probable peroxisomal acyl-coenzyme A oxidase 1 has translation MPAKPVNPDLQKERNTATFDVREFSVLWAGGEERYKEKKALEKMFLEDPALQDDLPISYLSHKELYEHSLRKACIIGEKIRKLRADGEDGVDTYNALLGGSLGAAILKEGNPLTLHYVMFVPTIMGQGTMDQQVEWLSKAWDCEIIGTYAQTELGHGTFLRGLETRADYDASTQEFVINTPSLSAYKWWPGGLGHTANHAVVVAQLYTKGEFRGLAPFIVQLRDSDSHRPMPGIDIGDIGTKLGMKGVNNGYLGLKNVRVPLNNMLMKNQQVLPDGTYVAPKNSVLTYGTMMFVRCALIRDTAQSLAKASTIATRYSAVRRQSPIDPNQPEPQIMDHTTQQLKLFPQIAKAIVFKTTGDGIWNMYNVISGEIEQGNLDRLPEMHALSCCLKAICSADAAAGVETCRLSCGGHGYMDCSNFPTIYGMTTAVCTYEGENTVMLLQTARYLVKVYGQALNGEKLVPTVSYISDAINQTKFVNFDGSLTSIVKAFQFVAANKTRIAYEQIELRRKQGHGIEVSANLCGTFLTAAADLHGRAFLAQTAYTELTALSREVSPELAEVLKVVLELYLVDACLNRIGDFLRFIDLTDQDVTKLEVRLENCLKRLRPNAVNLVDSFDLHDRVLDSALGAYDGNVYEHIFESTKKNPLNKEPVNGAFHKYLKPFMKAHL, from the exons ATGCCAGCCAAACCAGTGAATCCCGATCTGCAGAAGGAACGCAATACGGCCACCTTCGATGTCCGGGAGTTCTCCGTTCTGTGGGCCGGCGGCGAGGAGCGCTACAAGGAGAAGAAGGCACTGG agaaaatgtttttggagGATCCGGCGCTGCAGGATGACTTGCCCATTTCCTATTTGTCACACAAGGAGCTCTATGAGCACAGCTTGCGCAAAGCCTGCATTATTGGGGAGAAGATCCGTAAGCTGCGTGCTGATGGCGAGGATGGAGTGGACACTTACAA TGCTCTGCTTGGTGGATCCTTGGGAGCAGCTATTCTAAAGGAGGGCAATCCCCTGACGCTGCACTACGTGATGTTTGTGCCCACCATAATGGGCCAGGGCACGATGGACCAGCAGGTGGAATGGCTGAGCAAGGCCTGGGACTGCGAAATCATTGGCACTTATGCCCAGACGGAACTGGGACACGGAACCTTCCTGCGCGGTCTGGAGACCCGGGCTGACTACGATGCCAGCACCCAGGAGTTTGTGATAAACACACCTTCACTCAGTGCATACAAGTGGTGGCCCGGTGGAT TGGGACACACTGCTAACCATGCGGTTGTGGTGGCACAGCTGTATACCAAGGGCGAGTTCCGTGGCCTGGCTCCTTTTATTGTCCAATTGAGGGATTCCGATTCTCACCGTCCCATGCCCGGCATCGACATAGGAGACATTGGCACCAAACTGGGCATGAAGGGTGTCAACAATGGCTATTTGGGACTGAAGAACGTACGGGTGCCTTTGAACAACATGCTGATGAAGAACCAGCAAGTGCTGCCTGATGGCACCTATGTGGCGCCAAAGAACAGCGTGCTTACCTACGGAACCATG atGTTTGTGCGTTGTGCTCTTATCCGTGATACCGCTCAGAGTCTGGCCAAGGCATCCACTATTGCCACTAGGTACTCAGCTGTTCGCCGACAGAGTCCCATTGATCCCAATCAACCGGAGCCACAAATCATGGACCATACCACACAGCAGCTGAAGTTGTTCCCCCAGATAGCTAAGGCCATCGTTTTCAAAACGACGGGTGATGGCATCTGGAATATGTACAATGTGATTTCTGGGGAGATTGAGCAGGGTAACTTGGATCGCCTGCCCGAGATGCATGCTTTGTCCTGCTGCCTTAAGGCAATCTGTAGTGCCGACGCTGCCGCCGGCGTGGAAACGTGTCGCTTGTCCTGTGGCGGACATGGCTACATGGACTGCTCGAACTTCCCCACGATATACGGCATGACCACGGCTGTTTGCACCTATGAGGGCGAGAACACAGTGATGCTGCTCCAGACTGCCCGCTATTTGGTGAAGGTCTATGGACAGGCCTTAAACGGAGAGAAGCTGGTGCCCACGGTTTCGTACATAAGTGACGCAATAAACCAAACGAAGTTTGTTAACTTTGACGGATCCTTGACGTCCATTGTAAAGGCCTTCCAGTTCGTTGCCGCCAA CAAAACCCGAATTGCCTATGAGCAGATTGAACTGCGCCGCAAGCAAGGTCATGGTATCGAGGTGTCAGCTAATCTATGTGGCACCTTCTtaacagcagctgcagat CTCCATGGACGCGCCTTCCTGGCCCAGACTGCCTATACGGAACTTACGGCCTTGTCCCGCGAGGTATCCCCAGAACTAGCTGAAGTCCTTAAAGTGGTGCTGGAGCTTTATCTGGTAGACGCCTGCCTCAACCGCATTGGCGACTTTCTGCGG TTTATTGATCTGACTGATCAGGATGTCACGAAACTAGAGGTTCGTCTGGAGAACTGCTTAAAGCGACTCCGTCCGAATGCCGTCAACCTGGTGGACAGCTTTGATCTTCACGATCGCGTGCTGGATTCTGCATTGGGTGCCTATGATGGAAATGTTTACGAGCACATCTTTGAGTCTACCAAGAAGAACCCGTTGAACAAGGAGCCTGTCAACGGGGCATTCCACAAGTACTTGAAGCCATTCATGAAGGCTCACCTCTAG
- the LOC120445446 gene encoding POU domain, class 4, transcription factor 2, with product MPRKKRASSPMDMFDDDFDEDASSQSSQPPVQRNAANARERMRMRVLSSAYGRLKTKLPNIPPDTKLSKLDTLRLATLYIKQLITAVETGSHSQNHPHHPHHHSSSQQHLNHSHSSTTSSDGLDTSHMADSSGGGNYHFHNNGHGMSWPFEFHQSSRSLAFAPSPAATSSARMDWQALHPHPQSYPKSSTRSESHVAADLSYHQLPESHSHWYPAEVHQMEPAASCSYDSGMGQHQRGIAIATSHAHGI from the exons ATGCCACGCAAGAAGCGCGCCTCCAGCCCCATGGATATGTTTGATGACGACTTCGACGAGGATGCCAGTTCGCAAA GCTCACAGCCGCCGGTGCAGCGAAATGCGGCCAATGCCCGGGAGCGAATGCGTATGCGGGTGCTATCCAGCGCCTACGGGCGATTGAAGACCAAGCTGCCCAACATTCCGCCGGACACGAAGCTCTCCAAGCTGGACACGTTACGTTTGGCCACGCTCTACATCAAGCAGCTAATTACGGCCGTGGAGACAGGCAGCCACTCGCAGAACCACCCGCACCACCCGCACcaccacagcagcagccagcagcacCTCAACCACAGCCACTCGAGCACCACCAGTTCCGATGGCCTGGACACAAGTCACATGGCAGACTCGTCCGGCGGAGGCAATTACCATTTCCACAACAACGGACACGGCATG AGCTGGCCCTTTGAGTTCCACCAGAGCAGTCGGAGTTTGGCATTTGCCCCATCACCTGCAGCCACCTCCTCCGCGCGCATGGATTGGCAAGCcctgcatccgcatccgcaatCCTATCCAAAGTCGTCCACACGAAGCGAAAGCCATGTGGCAGCGGATCTCAGTTACCATCAGTTGCCGGAGTCGCACAGTCACTGGTATCCGGCGGAAGTGCATCAAATGGAGCCAGCGGCCAGCTGCTCCTATGACTCTGGCATGGGGCAACATCAGCGGGGCATTGCTATAGCCACTAGCCACGCCCATGGCATTTAA